aagacaagagtcgcgatctgatgacatctacaaggacaccatgacttaaaatcctagcgccacctgctggctacaggaagtgaagcgtttattcttgctgcagagcttaaaacgcacgcaaggcagagacgtgcgcttggtcatcgatcgctctctcttccccgaccgcaacagacttgaaattgcctgtgctcgggcccgttagtgctacaacgtagccctagttcttattattctccgaacaatgaattggctttttgagggcttcaacgtgctcaaaaagtttttaaactttccagtaaattagagagtggtgaaaatttacgtattctggagtatttggaaatgggcgtggcaaaatggctcaacagcgccccctggaaccagcccctaggtttccacataagcgattttccccaaaatctagacactggtgtaacgtgactaatcatagaaaaaagtctattggagcattatgaaaaatgcaacaggaagcccgccattttggatttagtggccattttggccaaattccacatttttactttaatgtacttgtcgtagagctttcatcagatcaacttaaaaattagacgggtgtcatcacaacaagattgagaaaaaaaatgatcaacggaatttttttccgtcacttcgtgtgaccgtggcgtgaagtcaaaatttggttccacgccatcaaaacacgtgcatctgtatctcgaacatacatggtccaatcaagtccaaactagacatgtaagagaagagtcccggcctgatgacatctacacagaaataatgacttaaaatcacagcgccccctggtggcaccaggaaatgtcttgttttttgcttgtcttacacttggatgtattcctcctcatccactgacctcaaccatgtcaaactgtaccaaatgggtctcaagacattgataatgaaggcataagataactgtgacttttcgtcaaacgccatattaatagcgtggcatcaaagttcatcacctcgccgtgaaacacgaaattgctttaacttcagtgttcatggctctatctcactcaaactacatgtgtgcaacaacatcccccccctgaagattttcatatgggtttaaggaatgggcgtggcaaaataactgactagcgccccctaacgggcagcccggcactacgcttggccgacatgtacaaaaatcgatttgggcatgtgtcttttcataacaaacaaataagtctcttggatagatatgctagactaaacaggaagcccgccattttggatttagtggccattttggccctattcaacatttttactttgatttacttgtcgtagagctttcatcagatcaacttcaaattcagatgagtgtcatcacaacaagattgagataaagactgattaagggatttttttcccttcacaccgtgtgaccgtggcgtggcattaaagtttggttacacgccatcaaaacacgagcatctgtatctcgaacatacatggtccaatcaagtccaaactagacatgtaagacaagagtttcggcctgatgacatctacacagaaattatgacttgaaatcacagcgccccctggtggcaacatgaattgacatgttttattctttgatgaactgctcctggctgctttaagatatacagctcaaatgagctcagtcaagtcattgaatcaaggtcagaattgtgacatttcctcaaaccatttaaacattgaggtgcggcgaaggattttccttcgccaaaggacacgatgttatcataactccactgtgcattgtcctatcactacaaaacttctgtcacatggtcagagtccaagcctgaacagctctatgtgtcaatatttcctcagtgtcatagcgccacctactgattcgccaggaaacaggaagtactttgttaatccactctgcattatccaaccggctccaaactactgacctatgatcacaatactgatctgatcagccccacatataaatattagttcagggtcatagcgccacctactgatcagtgtgaatattaagttgtgttaacattgtccgattgacacaaaattgctcacgctacatcagagcgcctacatgaacagatatatatgtctgtgcgtaataatagtgatggcgccaccgactggcaaacctactgccgcagagcgcaaaacgcatgcaacgtggagaagtgcatgctcgatcgatgatgtgcgcttggtcatcgatcgctctctccaccgaccgcaacaggcttcaacgtgcgggtgctcgggcccgcaagtgctacaacgtagccctagttacaGATTGGGATTTGTCATATAGCGTTAATTAGTCACATTGTTTTATCAAACTTCTCGATGTAGAtgcacaagaaaaaaaagtactttACTCAACAAAATAGACCCATATATATTGAACAGTTTTTTAAGAATTTAAGAAATTTAGTGTGAATTTCTTTTACAATTAATTTGACGTTGCTCTAATTGCTATGCAGGCTCTTTGAGTTGCTGTGCGTGCATCTGTTTACACTCATTTGGAAATTATTATTCCGTTTAAGTAAACTAACCATACCTGGCGTTTTGAGCTGAGCAGAAGGGTTCAACCtccaagagagaggaagagcctCCTCTTGCTCCTCCTCCCAGCTGTCCCATATTTGGGGGTTCAGGAAGCTGTTGTGCGTGTCAGGTGGTGACGGGGTGAAGGAAGCGTTTCTATGAGCCTGTGCGCTGGTGGTAGGTTGTGCACTGTGGGCTTTAGATGGAGAGGAGTTCACCAAATCGCCACAGCTGCTCGATGACATACAGTGACTAGATGGTGGAGGATGACAGTCAGCAGAGGTCGTTTCTTTTCGTTCCAGGCTTCGTTCCTGCTGGCTGGATCCCCCGCTGTCCTCCAGCCTCAGACTGAAGCAGCCGGGGTTCGCTTCCACGCAGGCATCCAGGCCCCACGAGTCATTGAAAGCAATGGGAGGCTCGTCCATGAAGCTCTGCTGGAAACTGGACAGGGCAATCTCTACCTCCTCACTTTCTTCTTTTGCCTCCGTCTGTTTTCCTTCATCACGTGAGTCTTTACTTTTGCACACGCTTTCTGTCCCCTCATTTTTTATTCCCCGTCTTTTGAGCTTATCCCCTGTGTTCTCATGACTGCTGGACTCAACAGAACGTTGACTCTCACTGGAGGACTTATGTTTCTGTGAACTATGAAGACCTCTGTGAGATGAAGAGGGGGAGGACAATGGGGAGAGATGAAAGCTCCCTAGCTCTGTCTTCTCTAGGCTCTCAGATGACGCCCTATCCCCCCCTTGACCGGTTGACCTCTGCTTGTCGAGGCTGCTGTTGAGCGGGGAGTCAGCAAGAAGAACAGGGAGCTGTCGGAGCCCTGTGTGCAGGGGAGTGCTGCTGTAGGGCAGCCGCTGGACGTGCTGGGGTGTCTCCTCCCCTGAGGGAGCTTGGAGGGGAAGACGGTGAGATGAGCTTGAGAGGAGTGAGAGTGTAAGTTTGTGCGGGAGAACTGCAGACATTTCTCTGTTCTTACTTCCTTCATAACTACTGGTTCTTTGAGGGGAAAACTTGAGATCGAAGCTGGAGCTACAGGGAGCCGTCTCTTCCAGGTTCAACCTGGGAACGCTGCCCTCTGTTGGGCCAACGCGGGCAGAAACTACGGTTGCACTGCTCGAGTTGTGAAGTGTGTTATGAAGTGGTAGAGCAGGGGAATAGAAGAGAGAAGAGCGTGAAAAAGACGATTCGCCTCTAGGGAACAGCTGTGTCCTGCAAATGCTGCTTTTGGTCTGGGTGGAGCTGGACCTGCTGGAGCTGGTCTTATTGCATATTTCCTGCTGCACCGGTGTGGATGGGATCAACCAGGAGACCTCAGGGGAACAGTCTGGACTCGGATCATAACCGGAACCTGGATGACCTTGACCCAAGGCTGCAGATGGATCAGGATTTAACTCTAAACTACGGGACACTTTATTCTCCATGAGGGGTTCTGTGGGTTTCAGGATTGACTGAGGTTTGATTTGAGTGTAACTCTGCAGCTTCTGGACAGCGAAAGGAGAATGTGGCGAAGGACTGTAGCGTCTTAGAAAAGGGACATCTACCTCCATGTCCTCGCTTGAGTCGGACAAAACTATGAGCTCCGGCTCCTTCTTTTTGGGGGGTGaatcaggagaaacaggaaCACAAATACTACGAGGACCTTGGCCTTCTCGCTTCAAAGACAGACATTGCTCTGGCACGTCCAGTTCCCCCACCTGACCAGGGGACAGACCTGCAACAGGCAAGTTGGACGTACTGGGTGGAGGGCTCTGGGAAAAGTCGTTGAATCCGCCTGGTGAGGACTGAGGCAAAGTTCTGTTGGAGAGTTCGCATGGCGGTTTATGAGAGGACTGGTGTTTCTGGtaatgtgaggtgtgtgtctTTGGTGGGCTTGAGGTTGTAGGTGACAAGGAAGAGAGGTCTTTCTCCTCGTAGACACCCCAAGTGTCTGAGAAGAGGCGACTGTAGGTGAGATCCAGGCTGGGGTCTGGCTCAAGTTGAGAGTTCGGCTTTGGAGTTTTCTTGCTCAAGTCTCTTTTAGCTTCTGTCAGTTCTTCCTCGCCATCATCTACcttttcctgctcttcatcGTCCTCTACtgtgtctttctcctcctccctctttctctgtgttgctGCAAACTCGTagatctcctccagctcttcctcgtTCACCTGTTCCTCACAGATCTCTCTTTCACCAGATGCGACATCATCGGTTTGATGATCTTCTTCTTCCAACCTTCTCTCCTCATCATCTCCACCATCAGTATCTAATCCctcgtcttcttcatcctcttcattcCACATAGAGCGGAGGAGCACCATGAAGGCCTGGTCTGTTTGGTCGTTGATGTTCTCGCCCTGGTTCGTGTAGTCTGCCTCCTGTTCAGGAGTCGGTGACTcacaaagctgctgcagctcctgcaaGTCGAACCTTAATGGAACACAAAAAGAGAAGAGTCATCCCATGATGATACAATGaatttgcagctttctttcttgTCATTTTAACTTGAAATAAATGTCACGTACAAAGTTTGGTTTGATGTGAGGGGGCATTATGATTATGGtcttaaaacaaaaagtgatcAAAGTGCAtggtttttacaaaaatctaatATTAAATATCTGTGCTTTAATATCTACACTCACCTTGATGCCAGCTCTAGTATGTGAGGTCGCAGTGAGGCTGGGATGGAGCAGTGGGCCGTGTACAAGTACTGCAGCAGAGCGAACACAGCCTGACCCGGGACGTCGCTCATCAACACCCTCTGGGCTGCAGACGAACCCTCCTCCTGAACCCCGAAACCTCCTTCATGTAGCTGGGAGAGGATCAGAGGATGGAAGACAGAGGAAATGATGAGTTGAAAGTCAAAGAGTAAGAAATATTGATAGAAGTTCTGAGAAAATATTGGATACTGGAAATCTGTCTTTATTGTATAGTGttgtaaaaaacacacattatatTCAATACAAATTCCAAGATTGGATTTGATTACTTCAGGTCCACACGTCCCCACGCAAGTTGTTTGAGCTAAACCTCTGTGACATGCATCAGAAAATACTTGCTCAGCTTAATCTGAGGGATAGAAACGTGTCCAGTACTGTGACAGGGACACATGTCAGTCTTCAATAGGTCCTCTGTCAGTTTTACTGCATTTATTGCTGAAAACCAAACTATGAAACTGAAGAATAGTGGATTTCTACCTAACTCTAAACTAGTAAAAGAGCTGTGCTCATGTTGGATAATTGTTACCATTtctgccagcagggggcagcggGCGTACACCATGAAGGAATGGGCAAAGTAGACGTCTCCACTGTCGACCTGGATCTGCACATCACTGAGCTGAGGGTTGTTCACCATGCTGCTCAGGTCGGACTCCAGTCTCGATAGTGCCACCTACAGAGGAACCAAAGATACACGGTCGATGTTTTTAAACGGAGATCAAATTGGGAAATTGTATCTATTAGTGGATACATGTGCACTGAACTGAAGATGAGAATCACTTCAGTTTAATGTGATCATGACTGGTCCTACCGATCGGTGGCTGCCTCGCTCTTCATCTCCACGTGGCTCGTCacttttcctctgtgtgttttctgagtgtgtgtgtgccgcctCTGGCAGGAAGCCGCTCACACATAGGTCAGCCtgctcctctgactcctccagGAGGTTCGTAGACACACGGGCTCTGCTCTGCTCGTCTGTGGGAACAGAGACAATTAAGATCTGAAGTTTAACTATGAAGCATACCAGAGAGTAGCAGTATATGCCaatcattaaaaaaggaaaatgtacgAAAGGTTTCTTTCTAGAGTTGTGTATAGGGCTGGACGATATGACTCCAAATCAATACCtcgattaagatgcatttatttattattattaagaggAACTGACATGAGCAAATGAAGTCGGTTTGAGGTTATAAATGTCGGTTTTGATCATTTTAGGTTAATTGCCCAGCTCTACTTGTGTATGAAGAAGGGAGAATTTTATCAAGGTCTTCAATTTTTCCCCTTTCCCCTAAAGGGAAtacttttttctctgtgttacCAACATACACCACTATTAACAATATGTTTTCCAGATACACTGTGTATGACTGTACTGTTTATTATGACAAAGGCATTCCCCCGCCGCCAAaggtaaacacacatttcatgaGAAAACAGTTTGTGTAATGTGTGCGTGTCTTACTTTTGTCACTGCCCGAGGTCATGTATCTGCACTGTGTGGGGGTCATGCCGTCTTCAGCCAGCTCCATCAGGTCCCTTAGGGCCTGGCTGCCCACTGGGTGCTGCCCAGTGCCCGGGGTGGAGGGAGccgaggaggaggctgcagtcTGGGAGGAAGAAGGCAGGATGGAGGAACTGGTCCCTGCCACAGGAGTTCCTTCAGTCAGAGGTCGCAGAGAAGACTCAGACTTGTTTCCAGCGTTCAAAGGGGCTGCAGCAGTCTAAAGGTGGAAGAGATCAGTTTAGATTTAACTCAActgttatttaactttttaaataaaaaattcaatgaTTCATGAAAGCTTACATTttacacatatttaaaaagcaaaTACAACAAACGGAAATTGTGAAAACATATATTACACACATTTCTCATCAAAGTTTATCACTTTTTAAGAACAGTGGATCACTTTTCATGCTTTGACGCAAAATAAATGCATCAGCCcatatttaatttttgttttttcgAGCTGTTTGGTCATTTAAACTCGACCACCTGCACAACACTGAATTTACCCCCCTAGTTGTTCTTATTTACAGACGTTTTTGAAATAACAGTGAATTTGTCTGGAATTCAAGATATTATTTTACATCAAATACGTATAGTATATATGTAAAGCAACCTGGTATCACAGAGGAATTATAAGTTTATGACCACCAGTCACATGATCAGTTTCCCCATGATGAATACTGCATGTTGGAAGATTCAGTGTCTACAAAAATGTACTGTGAATACTTCATATACAAAGTGTGATGTTAATGAGAACCATATTTCTATATCTATAGTCATGGTTTACTCCACATGTCCAATTTATCTATAGTTGACATGTTAGTTTAGGATTTAAATTAAGCCTACAGAATCATGTTATAGCATTTTTTCTTGTCGTTCTTTTTACTGTAGTTTGTGCAGAAAGGAAAATGATAAACAATTAAAACCTTCAAAAAGACAACAGCATAGTGTTATGCCAAATTTGGAAGTTCTGCTGTCAGATTCTACTGATAAATAACAGTAATTCCCTTAGTTTCAGACACTTTATATATGAATCTGCACGACCAGACCAGACAGTGTTAACTCCAGTCTTATTTCTGTTCCCCACTGAAACCTGACAGACATAATACAACACGATATGTAATCAAGTCTGTGATCTCACCTTTGGGGTTTCCCAAGGAGTAATGAACTCTCTGAGCTCCTGAGTGTAGAAATCTGACTGACaggtgaagctgctgctcagcAGTGTGCTTTTCTGCCAGAGGGGGGCCGCCCTGCTCAAGCCACACAGGCTGCTGGGACTGCGGGTCggggtggggggagagggggcccggctgtggaggaggagagcagagacacGTTCCTGCAGTTTCACCAGGGCCGCCTGAGCATCCTGAacgagcaggagaggaggaggacgagggatggctccttttttcttctttctacgCCCTTTACCTGCACCAGGTGGAGGAGACAGGTTTACATGCCGTCTGCATAAGAGAGTCTTTTTGCTAAGATCTAATCAAAGGCAATCTGGACTTGCTTGAAGTTACTGAAGATGTCTCAGCTCTTATCTAGAAGGCAAGCCTAGTTTCTTTCATATAGCACTGGAAAATATCCAAGAATCTTCACAGACATCTCAAAGTCCATAAATCTGCACATAAATTGGGTAATTAAGTATAATTTGTACTCATCATCTATGCATTTGGCGACTAACCAGACAATAATACAACTATATTCTAAAACCAATCATTACCCACAGTTTATATTATGTCTTTGAATGTTAAATTACCAACAGATATTAGTAGAGACACAACTTCAGGCCTCGCCAaagttaacacacacatgcgGACACAGAATACACTGATTGTGTTCTGAAATATTTCTTCCAGCAACAACAAACATAACAAGCAAACGGCTTCTACGGTTTCACAAGTTAAACAAAGTAAAATGCTTTACAGCTCCCACAATaaattcacatacacacattagaCGAAGTGTAAAAACTCCTGTGTCAAAATCCAGCCTGTTTAATTGTTCACATATAACTAAGTTCCTAAATTTGGTTTCTTCTGTCTTAACATGCCCGATCTAAATAGAAGAGGATACAGCAAAGTAAACGGCACGTTATACATCCTAGGAAAATTCTGATATTACTACCAGACACAAAAGGGTATCACGTCTAAGATGAATTAATTAGACACAAGTCCTAAgtgtgagaaataaaaaatctaattgAACCCAGAAGGTTATGTCATAAAAACAAAGCTAAAGCTTAGAAATAATATATACAAGTTCTTCTAATAAATTTAATGATGTATTATAAAAGCTCTTCTACTGTACCTGTGTCTGGTTTCAGAACTGCAGTCATGAAGGTGTGAGCGGCAGCGACCTCTGTTTTTAGCTGTGCCTCCCTGTTTTGTTCCAACAGGGAGGAGGATAGAGCCAGAGCCACCATGGTGTCTTCATCCAGAGGATCGGTCTTCTTCCTTGGCTTCTTCTTCGCTGGGACGCCAGGCTTGGAAGGGCCTTTCCTTTTAGTGcctccagtctgtgtgtgtctgtgacgttTGATCAAACTTTATAAGTGCAAACTTACTTGGTGATAAGCTAACTATTTATATTGTAGGAAAAGATGAGCAATGAAACATGACATGGTTCAATTCAACATTCTCATCAGAGTGAAATCCGGCATTGGGAGTAACTTGGTCCATGCAGGGATGAAAACCGTTATCATCAAAAGCCAACAAATGTTTATGGAGCAGTTGCATCACTTATTGTTACTGACAGTCAGCTCAGACGTGTATTAAGGTGTTGTCTTGTATCTGGACCGACAAAACCAGGCTGACTCACGCTGTGTTGACAGTTGGGACGTTCTGGGTCTCTTCAGCCTGTCTCTGCAGAGCCTGCAGCAAGACAGCTGGAGGTACGCCCATGTCTGAGGAGCAGCGCTTCAGGTGGGTCGAGCGACTCTTCTGGGACTTGAACGTCTTACCACAGATCGGGCATTCAGGGAGagcagggggtggaggagggggtggggcgCTCTCTTCACTGTCATCCAAACACCTAAAAAGAGGGATCATTCTCACTGTCAATGTGACCAACAGTCTATTGCTCGTCATCTCTCGGAGTTAGATCAACCAACAGGGCaccaacaataacaaaatatacaTGTCCAAACCTGTTGGTATGTTGCGTTCGCCCATCGGGGTTCATGTGTGACAGGTCCCTGTGGCAGATCTGACAAAAGAAGAGGCCTCCGTCCTCCAGGTTCACCGCCTCGGTCTCTGCTGCCTCCTTGTCCAGCTCCTGCTGCAGTCTCAGGGCCAACGCCTCGTCACTGTCTGGGTAGAGACCAGAAGTGCTGGGTTGTGGAGGATCTGCGCACAGAGACGAGGGTGGACCGGATTCAAAACAC
This is a stretch of genomic DNA from Pleuronectes platessa chromosome 3, fPlePla1.1, whole genome shotgun sequence. It encodes these proteins:
- the slx4 gene encoding structure-specific endonuclease subunit SLX4; protein product: MDDSDQDFVDLASKLLKRVRKKPGEPRPPRRAEHQSASSQASEGNKRRRNDKKDGDSRPKVTETQSVCSGTGCDSGDAGSLGGPSGARAERVLTAEDKVLLRMKQFRRASPQRLVHRDPTPPAGHENDRTPNPPAPRQDPPQPSTSGLYPDSDEALALRLQQELDKEAAETEAVNLEDGGLFFCQICHRDLSHMNPDGRTQHTNRCLDDSEESAPPPPPPPALPECPICGKTFKSQKSRSTHLKRCSSDMGVPPAVLLQALQRQAEETQNVPTVNTAHTQTGGTKRKGPSKPGVPAKKKPRKKTDPLDEDTMVALALSSSLLEQNREAQLKTEVAAAHTFMTAVLKPDTGKGRRKKKKGAIPRPPPLLLVQDAQAALVKLQERVSALLLHSRAPSPPTPTRSPSSLCGLSRAAPLWQKSTLLSSSFTCQSDFYTQELREFITPWETPKTAAAPLNAGNKSESSLRPLTEGTPVAGTSSSILPSSSQTAASSSAPSTPGTGQHPVGSQALRDLMELAEDGMTPTQCRYMTSGSDKNEQSRARVSTNLLEESEEQADLCVSGFLPEAAHTHSENTQRKSDEPRGDEERGSHRSVALSRLESDLSSMVNNPQLSDVQIQVDSGDVYFAHSFMVYARCPLLAEMLHEGGFGVQEEGSSAAQRVLMSDVPGQAVFALLQYLYTAHCSIPASLRPHILELASRFDLQELQQLCESPTPEQEADYTNQGENINDQTDQAFMVLLRSMWNEEDEEDEGLDTDGGDDEERRLEEEDHQTDDVASGEREICEEQVNEEELEEIYEFAATQRKREEEKDTVEDDEEQEKVDDGEEELTEAKRDLSKKTPKPNSQLEPDPSLDLTYSRLFSDTWGVYEEKDLSSLSPTTSSPPKTHTSHYQKHQSSHKPPCELSNRTLPQSSPGGFNDFSQSPPPSTSNLPVAGLSPGQVGELDVPEQCLSLKREGQGPRSICVPVSPDSPPKKKEPELIVLSDSSEDMEVDVPFLRRYSPSPHSPFAVQKLQSYTQIKPQSILKPTEPLMENKVSRSLELNPDPSAALGQGHPGSGYDPSPDCSPEVSWLIPSTPVQQEICNKTSSSRSSSTQTKSSICRTQLFPRGESSFSRSSLFYSPALPLHNTLHNSSSATVVSARVGPTEGSVPRLNLEETAPCSSSFDLKFSPQRTSSYEGSKNREMSAVLPHKLTLSLLSSSSHRLPLQAPSGEETPQHVQRLPYSSTPLHTGLRQLPVLLADSPLNSSLDKQRSTGQGGDRASSESLEKTELGSFHLSPLSSPSSSHRGLHSSQKHKSSSESQRSVESSSHENTGDKLKRRGIKNEGTESVCKSKDSRDEGKQTEAKEESEEVEIALSSFQQSFMDEPPIAFNDSWGLDACVEANPGCFSLRLEDSGGSSQQERSLERKETTSADCHPPPSSHCMSSSSCGDLVNSSPSKAHSAQPTTSAQAHRNASFTPSPPDTHNSFLNPQIWDSWEEEQEEALPLSWRLNPSAQLKTPVSLHNKKHCPVVPITPMPHYSDMDTPDLKNKLNRFGVRPLPKRQMILKLKEIHQYTHQLVSSDSEDEAPSAGPAAKRKPPPNTSSAAPGSQTVKFKEPSAPAAVSPLKQRAEEEEGELLSASQGSNTSSTAASEESGRSNPELCLTSDGDSDSDGGISASQAVTKLQDRLKAVRSFILSDSGLYSQILQYQPLVLSQLQQRLKAAGIRLGAAKLMDYLDSQCITFTTAKPGHSAPSRRRGKRPKAAGVRGAGRKKTVTISL